The Loxodonta africana isolate mLoxAfr1 chromosome 17, mLoxAfr1.hap2, whole genome shotgun sequence genome contains the following window.
TCATCTACTTTGTATTTTGTATGGCTGCACCAGGAGATCAATGTAGAGGATACAGCATCACGTATCACAGGCATTGCGTGCTACAGTGAGGTGAAGGTAAGAGGCAAAAGTCTGCTCCAAGAAGCCTCAACACGAAATGGAAGGGACATTAGGTAGGTAACAGGGGCTCAAAGGGCACCAGAGACAATACCGCATCCAGATGAGGGGCTTAGGAAGACCCGGACAGGGTGACATTTTAGGTGTCTGAGAAGGGCATGTGGATTGGGATTTTGACAGAGATGGAAGGAGAGTTAATACAGGGGCAAATGCACAGGGCCAGAATGTGTAAGATTTGACTGAAGAATGGGGGGCCATCTAGTTTGTATACAAGGATAGCCTCTTTGTTTTGTTATTATCAGTAGCAAAAAGAAGAGCTAATCGTTATAACGGACATTATagctgccaggcactgtgctaaggacTTTGTTTTCTCAAAGCAACAACCCAGTGAGGTCAATCCTGATATTATCACCCCTTTTTACATCCACACACTGTGTGGCGGGACTCTGCCCCCAGAAAGGACTTGAGCATTCGCACTCTGCTCAGTTTCCTGGGAAAACCCCCCTACTGCCTCCAGCCCCCCACTTAAGACTTAAGGATTCCATGAGGATAAACTTGCTTCAGCTGCCATTCCATTCCCCAGAAATGGAGTGAAAACATTCATGTTCCTAGCTCCTCAGACATCAAATTATACCcttaagaggtaaaaaaaaaaaaaaaatggcctacCTTGTTCACCTAGAAGATCAGTGTTGGGGTGAGCAATCTCTCTTTCTTGTTACTTTATGCAAGTATTTCTTATCCTATGTACACCGCCTTTGTGGGGCATTCTGACTGGGCTCTGTTGTGGTCTGAAGGGCAGATTGTGTCTTAAAAGTTGGAAAGAGGGTAAGTGTGGAGTGGATTACTTAGAGGTAGAATTtgtaggtcttttctttcctgcagATGATGCAATTTAAGTCAGTAAtgtcattaaaaaagtaaaaataaaaaaggcttaaggtttttatttttatgttcatCTTCCTGGAAAtgctaagatttttactattaCAGGGCCAAGAGACTCGTGACTTTGATCTCaccatctttcttttttcttcagctataagcTTACTTTAAAATGCCTATGAACATTTAATAATCAGCTGCCATGAGACAAATGTATTTAACTGTTTGACTGTTCTGTGACTCTCTTCTCTCCTAGACAGCTGTCAGTTGATTGATTTGGGTGTACACCTCAGGAGGACAttggcagttcagtggtagaattcttgtctccCACGCAGGAGACCGGAGTTCCATTTTCAGGGGATGCATCTCAAGCACAGCCACTGCCGTCTCTCAGTGGAGGGCTAGCCTGTTGccatgatactgaacaggtttcagtggagctcccagactaagatggacttagagggaaaggcctggcaacttacttctgaaaatcatccactgaaagccctatagatcacaacggtccagtcctattgtgcatggggtcgccatgagtcagaggcggactcaacagcagctaacaacaatcacaTCTCAAGTGGTGGCTCCTCGGTTCGGTAAACCTGGATGTGGTAGAGTCAAGACATCTGTCTCAGTCTCCTTGGGCTGCCAGAACAAAgcaccacaaagtgggtgacttaaagaacagagatttattgtTTCATGgtcctggaggctagaagtccaaggcAGGGTCTGGGTGGTATCGGCTCCTGAGGGCTTTGAGGGAGGAATCGCCtgtgcctctctcccagcttcggATTTCTGCCGGCAGGCCTTGGTGTTCCTTCCCTGCTTGTAGGTGCACCTGCTTCCCTCATCACACCACACCTGTCCTCTCCCGTGTGGCTCCGTCTCCGTGTACGGCACTTCTCCTCCCCCTTGTGACTCCCTCTCTGTGTACCACCCATCCTCCCCTGTGTGACTCTCCATGTACGGCACCCATCCTCCCCCGTGTGACTCTATCTCCTTGTAGGGCACCAGTCCTCCCCTGTGTGATTCCCTCTCCATATATGGCACCCGTCCTCCCCCGTGTGACTTCATCTCTGTGTAGGGCACCTGTCCTCCCCTGTGTAGCTCCCTCTCCGTGTATGGCATCCGTCCTCTCCCATGTGACTCTGTCTCTGGGTCTGTTCTcccttttataaaacaccactcagaagggactaggatTAGGACCACCCTCCTCCAGTGTGGCCTtgtttaatttaactgataacataaGAAAAACTCtagtatttccaaacaaggtcacattcacagattcaGAGGCTAGGACTTCAATATATTTAGGGAaagacacagttcagtccatagcACCATCTCAGTGTGTTCTTGTGGCTGGTGGGAGCCTAAGATGCTACTGAGCCACATCAAGGCAGAAAGGGCATGGTCACAGGAGGCCGACCTGGGCACAGGGTGAGCTAGGGTGGTCACTTCTGACAGGGACTGTCGACTGGGGTCAACAGAGGTGTACTGGAATCTCCAGCAGGTTTTTTCCCAAGTCCTGTACCCTCTTTCCACCCTCCCAACTTGATAATCAATGCCAAGGtgagcctttctctctctctcaggagAAATGGGGACCAAAACACAATCGCCAAAGCAACAGTCGCAGTCACAGGAATCTTGCCTGAATTTGCTGTGTCGTGTCCTGCTGTGCAAAGATAAAACCTGGGAAGCGGCACCCCAGGGCAGTGTAGAGGTCAAGGCCTGGAGGGGGTGCTCTGACAGAGCTGACCCGTCCCTCTCAGCCAGGGCTTCCCCTCCCAGTGCCAGCTCTGCGCTCTCCATGGCAGAAAGGCCCAGCAAACTGTTTCCAAaggttacaaccaagaaaatcctatggagcaattctactctgtaacacctgggtcaccatgagtcagggatgaggcagtagcagctaacaaccacaacaggTCTACAGCAAGAGGCAGCACAGCACAGTGGCTGTGAGCTGGACTCTGCTAACAATGGCACTGCTCCCTGCTGGCCGCGTGGCCTGAGTAACTTTTTAGTGCTGTAGTCTTCTCATCCACGAAATGAAGATACTAAAAGCATGTGCCTCATAACGCTATTgctaaggattaaatgaattaatacatgcaagtacttgggacaatgcctggcacacagtaagtgtgCTAATGCCTGCCGAAGGCCAACATGTGCTGCCTCCAGCCAGGGGCCAAGAGCTGATGACTAGATGATTCTCTTGCTTCCAGGGACGCAGGCCATAGCAGGGCCAGACCTACGCCCGCTCTCACCCTACACAACTACCAGGTGCAGAGGTACTCATAAGGTAGAAGGAGAGAGATGTCCATACACCTGGTCCACTGAGAACATCCTCTCATCATAAGAAATATGAAGTCAGTAAATTGAAGCATAAAGTAGAAAGCAGATTTAATCGGTTCTCCAGCTATCTGGTCTGTCAtcttgtgctgtggtggcttgcacattgctgtgatgctggaagctatgccacgagtatttcaaataccagcagggtcacccatgatgaacaggtttcagcagatctcccagactaagacagactaggaagaaaggcctggcaatctgcttgtcaaaattaaccaatgaaaaccttatgaatcatggcagaacactgtctgactcacttgtTTTGGACACATTATGAAGCGGGACCAATTGCTGGATGtaacatcacgtttggtgaaatagagggcccATGAGGGCACGGGAGACCCTGGGTGAGGTGGACTGGCATGAAAGCCAAAATGACGGACTTGGACATGCTGATGACcacgaggatgatgcaggactagacAATGTTTTGGTCTGCTGTACAccaggttgtcatgagtcagagttgacagctatctatctgtctatccagATACCTGGTGCCCATTTCTTCCTACAACATGGACTTCTGAGTCATTATAATAGGGGTCCAGATATGCCCTAAGGACCAAATCATGCTGGAGCCTCAGCATAACAATATTATAGAAAAAGCTAGCTGTAAACCCAGCTCTCCATATCAGTATCCTATCTGGAACTGGACTAATCAATTAGCACTTACTGGGCACCCACTGTAATCAGCAAGTTGTGCTTAACTGCCAGGAACTATAAAGAAAATAATGGTACCTGGTTCTGCAGAAGCTTATTCATGCCCTAcagtaacaaatatttattaagttctCACACTATGCCAGAGACTGATGCAGGCGCTAGGGAGAGCAATGAACACAAAAGACTATAGCCCTGCCTTCTGAAGCGTGTGATGCAGCGGGGGAGGGGGACTGATAACAAAAGAATAAGTAAATTGTGTAGTGTGTCAGGTGGAGTaagttagagaaaaataaaacagagggGTATCGGGAGTATCTGACTGGAGGGGGAGCACAGAAGAGTCAGAGAGAAAGTATCCTGGGTGCTCATGAGCTTGGGTAGCATGAGACCTTATAGCCTGCCTGACAGCCTGCTGTGGTGGGTGGCAGAAGACTCAAGGGACTTCAGCAGGCCACGGAGCAGAACGGAAAACATGAAAGAGACTCAGGGGTCTGCAGCCAGAGCAGGCCAGGGGGAAGGAGTCAGATGTGCTGGGAGCACCACGGCAGTCAAAGGAAGAGACCACAAATCCATGAGCCACAGGCCTCAGCCCCAAAGGTCAGCAGAACACCTGGTGACCTGGCAGGAAGGGGACACCCAACTGAAATCTAGAGCTAGAATCTAGCAGGTGCAAGCCGGGGTGCTCCCAGGAACCAGGAGGAAAGGAggtgccccctccccactctcatttCATAAAACCTGTAACCCCTTGCTGTCCttgtcaattcccactcatagtgaccctataagacagtggaactgccccacagagttttcaaggagcgcctggtggacttgaactgctggcgttttggttagcagctgtaacacttaaccactatgccacgaggacTGAGCAGAAAGGCTCAAGAGCAGTATGCCATGGCTTTGGGTGGGGGCAGGAGGGTCATTTCAGGGTTTCCTCTCATAGGCGGACTGAGGGGGCTGCACTGGCAGTTTGGTGGGGTGTGGGGCCTGCAATTCTGGAATCAGACCAGACCAGTGTCCAAATCCAGCCTCTTACTGCCGGTGCGACCTCCCGCCAGTCAGTCGGTAAAGTGAGCTCctaagggctccttggaaactctgtggggcagctcttgcggaatcgactcgatggcactgggttctgggtaaggATGAGAGTTAAATGAAAGGCACAGGGCCAGATACATCCTAAGCCAGCTACCGTCACTACGAGCACGATGAACTGATTCATAAACCAGTTTGTCTCTTCCCAAAATTTCGTTCTTTGTTGTGTTGGCAAATGGTCTGGTTTTATAcgtttataaaatattttgcaCACAGAGAGGAAAAGTTTACCACATATGAATGTACTCAGATGTCCACGTAAATACGTAATCCTTGTTCTTCAAGATGAGTAAACACGATCAAGTCGACAGATTTCAGAACTGTAAGGGATAGGTGAAATGATCTGGTTCAACTCTCTCCAACACTCGAGAGTTTGCCTAAGAGGAGAAGGTCGGTGGGGCTGGGAAGCACCCGAGGTATCACCGCTACTTATTCGGTTGCAGAGACAGGACTAGAAGCCGGGAGGGATTCTAGGTTCCGGTCTAGACTCGCCTCCTGCCCTTTAGCTTGGAGGCCTCCAGACGATTCCTGGTGAGCTTGTACCTGTCAGGGCGCAGCCACCGCCCCAGGTCTCCCAGCCCTTCCCCTGTGTTCCCGACGGACAAAAGCGCCCGCACTTGGCTGAGTCCGGAAACCAGCCTCACTGGGGTCAGAAATCGCTTCCTGCGACGGGGTGGGCTCGTGAGGGTGGAGTGAGGTGCTGCGAGGTACAACTGGCCTGAGAGAGGGCGCGGGTAGGCGGGCGGGGCGGCGGGCCGGGGCGGAGCTGTGGGCCTCAAAGCCCGGCCCTCAGAGCCGCAGTTCCGCGCCCGGCGCGGCAGGGCTCCGGCAGTGTCGCCAGGGCTCCGCGGGGGCGCCGGCGCTGCAGCGCTTCGAGCTCTCCCCGGGAGTGCCGGCTTCGCGCGGGCTGTGCAAGGCAGTACTTGGCGAGTGGGGCATGCTCTAGCCTCCCGGGGACGCGGCGGAGCGGAGGGACTAGCGCACCAGGTCGTCGCACCCGCGTCTGCTTTCCGCCCATGGGCGGCCCCTGGAACAGCAGCAACAGCCCCCCGGTCGCGCGGGAGCCGCCCGGGCCGGGGATGCAGCAGTGCGACGAGCGCCGCTGCTCCTTCTTCTCCCTGGGGGCGCTGGTGCCGGTGACGGCGGTGTGCCTGGGCCTGTTCGCCGTCGGGGTGAGCGGCAACGTGGTGACGGTGCTGCTGATCCGGCGCTACCGGGACATGCGGACCACCACCAACCTGTACCTGGGCAGCATGGCCGTGTCCGACCTGCTCATCCTGCTCGGCCTCCCTTTCGACCTGTACCGCCTCTGGCGCTCGCGGCCCTGGGTCTTCGGGCCGCTGCTCTGCCGCCTGTCGCTCTACGTGGGCGAGGGCTGCACCTATGCCACGCTGCTGCACATGACGGCTCTCAGCGTCGAGCGCTACCTCGCCATCTGCCGCCCGCTCCGTGCCCGCGTCCTGGTCACCCGGCGCCGCGTCCGCGCGCTCATCGCCGCGCTCTGGGCCGTGGCGCTGCTCTCAGCCGGGCCCTTTCTCTTTCTGATGGGCGTCGAGCAGGAGGACCCGGACATCTACGCGGTCCCGAGCTTTAATGGCACCGCGCAGGTCACCCCCTGGCCCCCCGCCTCTCTTCCAGAGCCCTCGTGGGTGCCACCCATGTCGCCACCGTCGGGGCCCAGGGCCGCGGCGGCCGCGGCGCTGTTCAGCCGCGAGTGCCGGCCGAGCCCGGCGCGGCTGGGCGCGCTGCGCATCATGCTATGGGTCACCACTGCCTATTTCTTCCTGCCCTTCCTGTGCCTCGGCGTCCTCTACGGGCTCATCGGGCGGGAGCTGTGGAGGAACCGGGGGCCGCTGCGAGGCCCGGCCGCCTCCGGGCGGGAGAAGGGCCATCGGCAGACTGTCCGCGTCCTGTGTAAGTGGCGCGACCTCTGTTCCAAGCACATAGCCAGCTGAGCCGGGCAGCGCAAACAGGCCTGTGTGTCGGTCCCATGGCCGCCCAGCCCTCTGCGCCTCTTCGAGCTACATTTTCTTTGTGCGTCTTAAATTCCAGTCTCCAGAGAAAACCATCTCCTGACCCCAAGGAGCTCAGGGTGGCCCCAGAGGATGGAATCCTCGGGTTTCGGGAAATAGCAGTAATTTCCCAAAAAGCCTCTGTAATCGGTGAGCCGGGCTGATGCAGGATGCGTAGTTGGAGGCTCTTAAACCAACTGCCTGTCTCTGATGGATGCTGCAGCTGTTGGTACTCACTACCCTTGAGAAGACGGGGCAGGTTACATTCAGCTAAATTTTTGACATAATGTTAAATtatcttgaaggctaaggtgaaCCATGTCCATACCAAAAAGTAGAAGACTGTGCAGACCTGTTGCAGAATTCTTCTCAACGGAGAACAGACAGGTCTCTGGAGTGGGTTTACGGGAGGAAGCCTGCCAGAACAGCTTGTTGGCAGAAGTTGCTCCTGTTTTATGTCCAGCGTTGAGAACACTTAAGTGAGACTAATCAGCAGTGTTAA
Protein-coding sequences here:
- the MLNR gene encoding motilin receptor; translation: MGGPWNSSNSPPVAREPPGPGMQQCDERRCSFFSLGALVPVTAVCLGLFAVGVSGNVVTVLLIRRYRDMRTTTNLYLGSMAVSDLLILLGLPFDLYRLWRSRPWVFGPLLCRLSLYVGEGCTYATLLHMTALSVERYLAICRPLRARVLVTRRRVRALIAALWAVALLSAGPFLFLMGVEQEDPDIYAVPSFNGTAQVTPWPPASLPEPSWVPPMSPPSGPRAAAAAALFSRECRPSPARLGALRIMLWVTTAYFFLPFLCLGVLYGLIGRELWRNRGPLRGPAASGREKGHRQTVRVLLVVVLAFVVCWLPFHVGRIIYLHTEDTRTMYISQYFNIVALQLFYLSASINPILYNLISKKYRAAAYKLLLSRQPRHRGFCGSRDSGEDPAGDTAGDTPGYTDSSANARTTA